The following proteins are encoded in a genomic region of Micropterus dolomieu isolate WLL.071019.BEF.003 ecotype Adirondacks linkage group LG04, ASM2129224v1, whole genome shotgun sequence:
- the haspin gene encoding uncharacterized protein haspin, producing MKPLKPLFLKTYGKQKRKVSAWISPDNRKKAFDSTPSTDNDTSVFEPARTTRIRESKTSVASRRAARPAKKKAMLFLTEKSFDEENIPPPSCPQPAGTSSVNRYAAVNFEEKQTSVACRRAPRPAKKKAVLSVTETSSDEENISSPSLPRPQPALQSKRTRKSRHASVPGVLMRQNCQQLPKTSGSEEDSNVHLPSAGRFVTRRRCTVPTKPKLPKATYNPLNSSDDFASGALGSSRIFRPSRKRRVPPAFVVSSAENSMNAAGTASFTTNPFREISLNELADHSLGPCPRKPIFCSTPSADSFRKRPHLQAVSINNQSCIPPSMSVSSIGVLSTFQEDLDSPGQPTSPRLSAPPIGLCSEEKPQSSLGEQEPSGDLFMEPKRTNKRRRCNEEAESHSEDIKSKNVGELPSLNLLCTNESDSSSCFVSAAGGLEWLIEALKEKCLTERCTVQLERLDNLTVSQLCSQTTYSSCLGSSGSVYSWQTNGHPRSVDIGQTIDISQSSEPSFNLQLSVTNNNTRDYLQSPEHAALVTDSQSTNNSPSVDCKQSAEHSSTMESMEQSASVIYVESSFHTDSSSECIMGTQFPANSPVQALFTEEDAVAVKDTCLTKKCTVRLKYCALSQLTVRRLKGLMQHKEMGLTCDETSANPDANKSENGRAHNIDDPEDLTHTGEITERMMASINSSATSQTPSETEEKAAVLKKKCLADKLIVEIKRVTLSQLKEILQRKESKPKSPTVVSDSVREDQTQNNHQSEGDTNHCNEDTYAMKIRMKKRGSTSSEVKITSDKEEVVKDSCNIPQKRKRKPSLALKEKKRRSTSADRPGTTRKACVSGLSVNRWKNKGNASMHVFGARTAQTGGNKAVDCSIDELISTQHQKPRELMGTAMNFSTPVKASLLNLSSLLADFTPTTQTWSRLKAALSVHRKGMVLFTPRSSCAGSPRRAALADVSQDLFATPFRTPLPKRLRSQLLSFSSPCEDADLSDAEKVYAECGQQRPLPWEECILPQRMKQCVKIGEGTFGEVFSTTNASGDTVALKIIPLEGSEKVNGEDQKTFGEILHEIIISKELSSLKEKQQNQTHGFIGLNDLHCVQGCYPPDFMKAWDAFDQQKGSENDRPDFFKKDQLFIILEFEFGGIDLENSNGTLASLGVAKSILHQVTAAMAVAEQQLHFEHRDLHWGNVLVKTTKQKTGSFLLNGAVHSLETKGVLVRIIDYSLSRLEIDDLTVSCDISKDEELFMGQGDYQFDIYRMMRQENGNNWSSYHPHTNVLWLHYLCSKLLSMKYRGSGGRGAKYMREELTRFHDNVLQYSSATEALQNCPMFQ from the exons AGAGAGTAAGACTAGCGTGGCTAGTCGTAGAGCGGCGCGTCCTGCCAAGAAAAAGGCCATGCTCTTTCTGACTGAGAAGAGTTTTGATGAGGAGAATATCCCCCCTCCTTCCTGTCCTCAGCCAGCTGGAACCAGCTCTGTGAACAGATATGCAGCCGTCAATTTTGA AGAGAAGCAGACTAGTGTTGCTTGTCGTAGAGCGCCACGTCCTGCCAAGAAAAAGGCCGTGCTAAGTGTGACAGAGACCAGCAGTGATGAAGAAAACATCAGTAGCCCCTCTCTTCCCCGTCCTCAGCCCGCTCTGCAGAGCAAGAGAACCAG GAAAAGCCGGCATGCATCTGTGCCAGGAGTCTTGATGAGGCAGAATTGCCAGCAGCTTCCAAAGACCAGCGGAAGTGAGGAAGACTCTAA tGTTCATCTTCCTTCTGCGGGCCGCTTTGTAACCCGCCGCAGATGTACTGTACCAACCAAACCCAAACTCCCTAAAGCAACATACAATCCACTCAACTCTTCAGATGATTTTGCTTCTGGAGCCCTTGGTTCCAGTAGGATTTTTCGGCCTTCTAGGAAGAGGAGGGTCCCCCCAGCATTTGTGGTTTCAAGTGCAGAGAACTCGATGAACGCTGCAGGGACTGCCAGCTTTACCACCAACCCCTTCCGGGAGATTTCCCTCAATGAGTTGGCAGACCACAGCCTCGGACCCTGCCCCAGGAAACCCATTTTTTGTTCTACACCCTCAGCAGACTCCTTCAGAAAACGGCCCCACCTTCAAGCCGTATCTATCAATAATCAGTCTTGCATCCCTCCGTCCATGTCAGTTAGCTCTATAGGTGTCTTGAGCACATTCCAAGAAGACTTGGATTCACCGGGTCAGCCCACCTCCCCACGACTTTCTGCACCACCCATTGGGCTTTGTTCTGAGGAGAAGCCGCAGTCCAGCCTTGGTGAGCAAGAACCATCTGGTGATTTATTTATGGAGCCCAAGCGCACTAACAAGAGACGTCGCTGTAATGAGGAAGCCGAAAGTCACAGTGAAGACATAAAAAGCAAGAATGTCGGGGAATTGCCAAGTCTAAATCTACTCTGTACAAATGAGAGTGATAGCAGCAGTTGTTTTGTGTCAGCAGCAGGAGGGTTAGAGTGGCTGATAGAGGCTCTGAAGGAGAAATGTTTGACCGAGCGCTGCACAGTGCAGCTCGAAAGATTGGACAACCTCACCGTGTCTCAGCTATGCAGTCAAACAACCTACTCCTCCTGTTTGGGATCTTCAGGCTCAGTCTACAGCTGGCAAACGAATGGACATCCACGGTCTGTGGACATTGGCCAGACAATTGACATTTCACAGTCTTCAGAACCATCATTTAATCTTCAATTATCTGTTACTAACAATAACACCAGGGATTATTTACAGTCTCCTGAACATGCAGCTTTAGTGACTGACAGTCAAAGCACTAACAATTCACCATCAGTTGACTGTAAGCAGTCAGCTGAACACTCATCCACAATGGAATCCATGGAGCAGTCGGCGTCAGTCATTTATGTTGAGTCTAGCTTCCACACAGACAGCAGTTCTGAGTGCATCATGGGCACACAATTTCCAGCCAACAGCCCTGTGCAAGCACTGTTTACTGAAGAGGATGCTGTAGCAGTAAAGGACACATGTCTTACTAAGAAATGCACCGTTCGGCTCAAATACTGTGCTTTGTCACAACTGACTGTTCGGCGGCTAAAAGGGCTCATGCAGCACAAAGAGATGGGTTTGACTTGTGATGAGACATCCGCTAATCCAGATGCAAACAAGTCTGAAAATGGCCGTGCACATAACATTGACGACCCAGAAGATCTCACACATACTGGAGAAATCACTGAGAGAATGATGGCGTCAATAAACAGCAGTGCAACATCCCAGACACCAtcagaaacagaagaaaaggcAGCGGTGCTGAAGAAGAAATGTCTAGCTGACAAACTCATTGTTGAGATAAAGAGAGTTACTTTATCACAACTGAAAGAAATTTTGCAGCGCAAAGAATCAAAACCTAAATCACCCACAGTTGTGTCGGACTCAGTCCGTGAGGACCAGACACAAAATAACCACCAGTCTGAGGGCGACACTAATCACTGTAATGAAGACACTTACGCCATGAAAATCAGGATGAAAAAAAGAGGCTCAACTAGTTCTGAAGTAAAGATCACTTCAGACAAAGAAGAAGTTGTAAAGGACTCTTGCAACATtccccaaaaaagaaaaagaaagcccTCCCTAGCTcttaaagaaaagaagaggaggagcacGTCCGCGGACCGACCTGGGACGACCAGGAAGGCGTGTGTGAGCGGTCTGAGTGTGAATCGCTGGAAAAACAAAGGCAACGCCAGCATGCACGTGTTCGGAGCCAGGACTGCACAGACAGGCGGCAACAAGGCCGTGGACTGCAGCATCGATGAGCTGATCTCCACACAACACCAAAAGCCAAGG GAGCTGATGGGAACTGCAATGAATTTCTCCACCCCGGTGAAAGCGAGTCTGCTCAACCTGTCATCTCTGTTGGCTGACTTCACACCTACCACACAAACCTGGAGCCGACTCAAAGCTGCCCTCTCTGTTCACCGCAAGGGAATGG TGCTGTTCACTCCGAGGAGTTCATGTGCAGGCTCTCCGAGAAGAGCGGCGCTAGCTGATGTCAGCCAGGATCTCTTTGCCACACCCTTTCGGACCCCGCTCCCCAAACGCCTCCGGTCACAGCTGCTGAGTTTCAGTTCTCCG TGTGAGGATGCAGATCTGTCGGATGCAGAGAAGGTGTATGCCGAGTGTGGCCAGCAGCGTCCTCTGCCGTGGGAGGAGTGTATACTTCCTCAGCGAATGAAACAGTGTGTGAAGATCGGGGAGGGAACCTTCGGTGAGGTCTTCTCCACCACCAATGCTTCAGGAGACACTGTTGCACTCAAG ATCATTCCACTAGAGGGCAGTGAGAAGGTGAATGGAGAGGACCAGAAGACCTTTGGAGAGATCCTCCATGAGATTATTATTTCAAA gGAGCTGAGCAGCCtgaaagagaagcagcagaacCAGACTCATGGATTTATTGGTCTCAATGA CCTCCACTGCGTTCAAGGCTGCTACCCTCCAGATTTCATGAAAGCCTGGGATGCCTTCGACCAGCAGAAAGGCTCTGAGAATGACAGACCAG atttctttaaaaaggaTCAGTTGTTCATAATCCTGGAGTTTGAGTTTGGAGGCATTGACTTAGAGAACAGCAATGGAACG CTGGCGTCTTTAGGGGTGGCGAAGAGCATCCTTCATCAGGTTACTGCTGCCATGGCTGTTGCTGAGCAGCAGCTACATTTTGAACACAG GGACCTCCACTGGGGCAATGTGCTGGTCAAAACAACCAAGCAAAAGACGGGGAGCTTCCTCCTGAACGGAGCAGTCCACTCTCTGGAAACTAAAGGGGTGCTGGTCCGCATCATTGACTACTCTCTCTCCAGACTAGAAATCG ATGATCTGACAGTGTCCTGCGATATCTCGAAGGATGAGGAGCTTTTCATGGGCCAGGGGGATTACCAGTTTGATATCTACAGAATGATGAGACAGGAAAATGG